The following are encoded together in the Tepidiforma bonchosmolovskayae genome:
- a CDS encoding dihydroorotate dehydrogenase, with protein MDIDLSVDLAPGQKRGLLLRNPVMPASGTFSWGFEFEQHFGREGIERLGAVVSKGVTMEPRAGNRQPRVAETPAGMLNSIGLQNVGIRACIDELAPQWARWDTPVVVNIAGDTVEEFGEMARMLDGVPGVAAIELNISCPNVDTGGMEIGQSVEASARATRAAVRNTDLPVIVKLTPNVTDPVELALACEAEGAAAICAVNTVLGMAIDIERRRPVLPRARGGLSGPAIKPIALRIVYDVAGAVRIPVIGCGGIATARDALEFLMAGASAVQVGTATFANPRALLDIIDGLEAWCAANGVTRLADIVGCARPATVA; from the coding sequence GTGGATATCGACCTCTCCGTCGACCTCGCGCCCGGGCAGAAGCGCGGGCTCCTCCTGCGCAATCCGGTCATGCCGGCCAGCGGGACGTTTAGCTGGGGGTTCGAATTCGAGCAGCACTTCGGGCGCGAAGGCATCGAACGTCTCGGCGCCGTGGTTTCGAAAGGCGTCACGATGGAGCCCCGCGCCGGCAACCGCCAGCCGCGGGTCGCCGAGACCCCGGCCGGCATGCTCAACTCCATCGGCCTCCAGAACGTCGGCATCCGCGCCTGCATCGACGAGCTGGCGCCCCAGTGGGCCCGCTGGGATACCCCGGTCGTCGTCAACATCGCCGGCGACACCGTCGAAGAGTTCGGCGAGATGGCGCGCATGCTTGACGGTGTGCCGGGGGTGGCAGCCATCGAGCTCAACATTAGCTGTCCGAACGTCGATACCGGCGGCATGGAGATCGGCCAGAGCGTCGAGGCTTCCGCCCGCGCCACGCGCGCGGCGGTCCGCAACACCGACCTCCCCGTCATCGTGAAGCTGACGCCGAACGTGACCGACCCGGTGGAGCTGGCGCTCGCCTGCGAGGCCGAGGGCGCCGCGGCGATCTGCGCCGTGAACACCGTGCTCGGCATGGCGATCGATATCGAGCGCCGCCGACCGGTCCTGCCCCGGGCCCGCGGCGGCCTGAGCGGTCCGGCCATCAAGCCGATCGCCCTCCGCATCGTCTACGACGTCGCGGGCGCCGTGCGAATCCCCGTAATCGGGTGCGGAGGCATCGCCACGGCCCGTGATGCGCTTGAATTCCTCATGGCCGGGGCGAGCGCCGTGCAGGTGGGGACTGCCACGTTCGCCAATCCCCGGGCGCTGCTCGATATCATCGACGGGCTGGAGGCGTGGTGTGCCGCGAATGGTGTCACGCGCCTCGCGGACATCGTCGGCTGCGCCCGGCCGGCAACGGTCGCCTGA
- a CDS encoding zinc-dependent alcohol dehydrogenase family protein encodes MQLRGPAPIAARPLAEAELPQPEPGPGELLLRLTACGICRTDLQLVEGDLKARRLPVIPGHQAVGVVAAVGPGVDGWLPGDRAGVAWLAGACGACRYCRSGRENLCESATFTGWDRDGGYAEFMTVRADFALRLPGQFGDLDAAPLLCGGVIGYRSLRVSGIQPGGRLGLFGFGASATLAIQVARHWGCEVYVVTRSKAEQERALRLGARWAGGYDDAVPVPLDAAVTFAPAGEVVVRALAAVDRGGTVAINAIHLDRVPEFPYDLLWWERTIRSVANFTRQDAREFLEIAASIPIRTEYDLYPLSAANEALEALSAGNVHGAAVLDIAGSLGRDA; translated from the coding sequence ATGCAGCTTCGCGGGCCGGCACCGATCGCGGCCCGGCCGCTGGCCGAGGCCGAACTCCCGCAGCCCGAGCCGGGCCCGGGGGAGCTTCTGCTCCGGCTCACGGCGTGCGGCATCTGCCGGACCGACCTGCAGCTCGTCGAGGGCGACCTGAAGGCCCGCCGCCTGCCGGTCATCCCGGGCCACCAGGCGGTTGGTGTGGTGGCTGCCGTCGGGCCCGGCGTTGACGGCTGGCTCCCCGGCGACCGCGCCGGGGTGGCGTGGCTTGCAGGGGCCTGCGGGGCCTGCCGCTACTGCCGCTCGGGGCGAGAAAACCTCTGTGAATCGGCAACCTTCACCGGCTGGGACCGCGACGGCGGGTACGCCGAGTTCATGACGGTGCGGGCAGACTTCGCCCTGCGCCTGCCCGGGCAGTTCGGCGACCTCGATGCCGCGCCCCTGCTGTGCGGCGGTGTGATTGGCTACCGGTCGCTCCGGGTCAGCGGTATCCAGCCGGGCGGCCGGCTCGGCCTTTTCGGCTTCGGCGCGTCTGCGACGCTCGCCATCCAGGTGGCCCGCCACTGGGGCTGCGAGGTGTACGTGGTCACCCGTTCGAAAGCTGAGCAGGAGCGTGCCCTCCGCCTTGGCGCCCGCTGGGCCGGCGGTTACGACGATGCTGTGCCGGTTCCGCTCGATGCAGCCGTGACCTTTGCACCCGCCGGCGAGGTCGTCGTACGCGCGCTCGCTGCCGTGGACCGCGGCGGAACGGTCGCCATCAACGCCATACACCTCGACCGTGTGCCGGAGTTTCCGTACGACCTCCTCTGGTGGGAACGGACCATCAGGAGCGTTGCGAACTTCACGCGCCAGGACGCCCGCGAGTTCCTCGAAATCGCGGCATCCATCCCCATCCGGACCGAGTACGACCTCTACCCGCTCTCCGCCGCCAACGAGGCCCTCGAAGCGCTTTCCGCAGGCAACGTCCATGGGGCCGCCGTGCTCGATATCGCTGGTTCGCTGGGCCGCGACGCGTAA
- the argC gene encoding N-acetyl-gamma-glutamyl-phosphate reductase — translation MTYRVGIINVTGYAGMEAARLLWNHPAARLVAATGRSLAGQRLGDAFPSLGLYADLPITESIEADVDVVFSSLPTAESAKACAPFVRAGVKVIDIAADFRLKAPGAFEQWMGGGQPHPAPDLLPEAVYGLPELNRDRIAAARLVANPGCYPAAAILALAPAVSAGIIAPSIVVDAKSGISGAGRGSGGGFGYSEVNEDVSAYKIANHNHQPEIAQELGALRGGDEPRVTFVPHLVPMTRGIHATCYAPLAREITQAEVLDLYRDFYHHAPFTSVSTVPPHTKHTLGTNRCIVHPVLDARNGVLVVASVLDNLGKGAAGQAIENMNLMLGIDQTAGLQLPAVYP, via the coding sequence GTGACGTACCGCGTGGGGATTATCAACGTGACCGGCTACGCCGGCATGGAGGCGGCGCGCCTCCTCTGGAATCACCCCGCAGCCCGCCTGGTGGCAGCCACCGGCCGGTCGCTCGCGGGCCAGCGGCTCGGCGATGCCTTCCCGTCGCTCGGCCTCTACGCAGACCTGCCCATCACGGAGAGCATCGAGGCCGACGTCGATGTCGTCTTCTCGTCGCTGCCGACTGCGGAGAGTGCGAAGGCCTGTGCGCCCTTCGTCCGCGCGGGCGTGAAGGTCATCGACATCGCAGCCGACTTCCGGCTGAAGGCGCCGGGGGCGTTCGAACAGTGGATGGGCGGCGGCCAGCCGCACCCCGCGCCCGACCTCCTGCCCGAAGCCGTCTACGGCCTCCCCGAGCTGAACCGCGACCGCATCGCCGCAGCCAGGCTGGTCGCCAATCCAGGCTGCTACCCGGCGGCGGCGATCCTCGCCCTCGCCCCGGCGGTGAGCGCCGGCATCATCGCGCCCTCGATCGTTGTGGATGCCAAATCCGGCATTTCGGGCGCGGGGCGCGGGAGCGGGGGCGGGTTCGGCTACAGCGAAGTGAACGAGGACGTCTCGGCCTACAAAATCGCCAACCACAACCACCAGCCGGAGATCGCCCAGGAGCTCGGCGCCCTCCGCGGCGGTGACGAGCCGCGGGTCACCTTCGTCCCGCACCTCGTCCCGATGACCCGTGGGATCCACGCCACCTGCTACGCGCCGCTCGCTCGCGAGATCACCCAGGCCGAGGTCCTCGACCTCTATCGCGATTTCTACCATCACGCTCCGTTCACTTCGGTGTCGACCGTTCCCCCGCACACCAAGCACACGCTGGGAACCAACCGCTGCATCGTGCACCCCGTGCTCGACGCCCGGAACGGCGTGCTCGTTGTGGCCAGCGTCCTCGACAACCTCGGCAAGGGAGCTGCCGGCCAGGCGATCGAGAACATGAACCTGATGCTCGGCATCGACCAGACTGCCGGGCTGCAGCTGCCGGCGGTGTACCCCTGA
- the argJ gene encoding bifunctional glutamate N-acetyltransferase/amino-acid acetyltransferase ArgJ, whose translation MATVDPAGHVTSPAGFRAGATYAGVKTYGDGKLDLAILVSDYPCTTAAVYTRSRLHAASIDINRAKLAGRPARGVVVNAGVANASTGERGLRDGYELARLAAGHAGIPAEEMLVCSTGVIGHFLPMEKLGGAMPSIVLHRDGGPEFARAIMTTDTRPKSGAVRFGPYTIGGSCKGSGMIHPNMATMLAFLTTDAPVEGTFLQQAFAKAVDDSFNLVSVDGDTSPSDTALLFANGAAGGNPIRPGHPLAAEFEAALRDLCVYLAREVARDGEGATRLIEFTVTGAATAEDARALVRLLSTSYLLKSAVHGADPNWGRIAAVVGRSGVDLDEEAVTIDLCGTRVFEHARPTAFDADALSAAMRASEVEIRVDLGVGSAAATGWGCDLSAEYVAINADYHT comes from the coding sequence ATGGCGACAGTCGACCCGGCCGGCCACGTCACCTCGCCCGCCGGTTTCCGCGCGGGCGCGACCTACGCCGGCGTCAAGACCTACGGCGACGGCAAGCTCGACCTCGCCATCCTCGTCAGCGATTACCCCTGCACGACGGCTGCCGTGTACACGCGGAGCCGCCTCCACGCGGCATCGATCGATATCAACCGGGCGAAGCTGGCAGGACGGCCGGCCCGCGGCGTCGTCGTGAATGCGGGGGTTGCGAACGCGAGCACCGGCGAACGCGGGCTTCGCGACGGCTACGAGCTCGCCCGTCTCGCCGCCGGCCACGCCGGCATCCCGGCCGAGGAGATGCTGGTCTGCAGCACCGGGGTCATCGGGCATTTCCTCCCGATGGAGAAGCTCGGCGGGGCGATGCCATCAATCGTGCTCCATCGCGACGGGGGGCCGGAATTCGCCCGGGCCATCATGACAACCGACACGCGCCCCAAGAGCGGCGCGGTACGCTTCGGCCCCTACACCATCGGCGGGTCGTGCAAGGGTTCGGGCATGATTCACCCGAATATGGCGACGATGCTCGCTTTCCTCACCACCGATGCGCCGGTCGAAGGCACCTTCCTTCAGCAGGCGTTCGCGAAGGCGGTCGACGACTCATTCAACCTGGTATCGGTCGACGGCGATACCAGTCCCAGCGACACGGCTCTGCTGTTCGCCAACGGTGCGGCCGGCGGCAACCCCATCCGGCCCGGCCACCCGCTTGCGGCGGAGTTCGAGGCCGCCCTGCGCGACCTGTGCGTTTACCTCGCCAGGGAGGTGGCCCGCGACGGCGAAGGCGCGACCCGGCTCATTGAGTTCACGGTCACCGGCGCGGCCACCGCGGAAGACGCCCGCGCGCTGGTGCGCCTCCTCAGCACCTCCTACCTCCTGAAGTCGGCCGTGCACGGTGCCGACCCCAACTGGGGGCGAATCGCCGCCGTTGTCGGCCGTTCCGGGGTCGACCTCGACGAAGAGGCCGTGACCATCGACCTCTGCGGCACGCGCGTGTTCGAGCACGCCCGCCCCACCGCCTTCGATGCAGACGCCCTCTCTGCAGCGATGCGGGCGAGCGAGGTGGAAATCCGGGTCGACCTCGGCGTCGGCTCTGCCGCCGCGACCGGATGGGGGTGCGACCTTTCGGCCGAGTACGTCGCCATCAACGCGGACTACCACACATGA
- the argB gene encoding acetylglutamate kinase — MTTGPFVIKVGGSTLGSTDTTYADIAALARSGDVPVVVHGGGAEASRWLEAMGIPSRFERGLRVTDERVLPVVVAVFAGLVNKRIVAAINAAGAAAVGLSGADGRVLECRIADLSLGFVGEPVRVNPGPIMALLQARIVPVIGPIGAVPGEPADQLVNVNADTVAGNIAAALGARRLVFLTDVDGVRDAAGERIPLLDAARARALVADGTISGGMVPKIEACLHALALGVAVQIVDGTRPGALQSLEGTGTLLEP, encoded by the coding sequence ATGACCACCGGGCCATTCGTCATCAAGGTCGGGGGCAGCACGCTCGGCTCGACCGACACCACCTACGCGGATATCGCCGCGCTCGCCCGCTCCGGTGACGTTCCGGTGGTCGTCCACGGCGGGGGCGCCGAAGCGAGCCGCTGGCTCGAGGCAATGGGCATCCCGTCCCGCTTCGAACGCGGCCTGCGGGTGACCGACGAGCGGGTGCTGCCGGTCGTCGTCGCGGTGTTCGCCGGGCTGGTCAACAAGCGGATTGTCGCCGCGATCAACGCCGCCGGGGCAGCGGCCGTGGGGCTCAGCGGGGCCGATGGCCGGGTGCTCGAGTGCCGCATCGCCGACCTGTCCCTCGGATTCGTCGGCGAGCCCGTCCGCGTCAATCCCGGCCCCATCATGGCGCTCCTGCAGGCCCGTATTGTGCCGGTCATCGGCCCGATAGGCGCCGTGCCCGGGGAACCGGCCGACCAGCTGGTCAACGTCAACGCCGACACCGTTGCCGGCAACATCGCGGCGGCCCTCGGCGCCCGGCGGCTCGTCTTCCTCACCGATGTCGACGGTGTCCGCGATGCTGCCGGCGAGCGCATCCCTCTGCTCGATGCCGCCCGCGCCCGGGCCCTCGTCGCCGACGGCACCATCTCCGGCGGCATGGTCCCCAAGATCGAAGCCTGCCTCCACGCGCTGGCGCTCGGCGTCGCTGTGCAGATTGTTGATGGCACCCGCCCGGGGGCGCTGCAATCGCTCGAAGGCACCGGGACCCTGCTCGAACCCTGA
- the ppk1 gene encoding polyphosphate kinase 1: MPGGHPPAWDLDDPALYLNRELSWLEFNQRVLAEASDRRNLLLERVKFLAITASNLDEFFSKRVGWLKRMLATDARTRTVDGLTIAEQYDLVVNRCHRMRRDAEAVWHCELLPELADHGIRIVRFTELEQPARQALREYFERSIFPVLTPLVVDPAHPFPFISGGSLSLALNIRHPGTGQDRFARVKIPPNRPRFVEAGDFRFVLLEDLIAAHLDMLFPGMEVTDWQELRVLRSAETGAPGEEADDLLELIESALRRRRLAEAVSVEITGDLPSARMELLLEELQVSERDIYRSHGPLGLQDLFQIASLDLAPLRDPPFTPAVPSAFAGPGDAPGFFATIRERDLLVHHPYESFDETVVRFVEEASEDPAVLAIKATMYRTSPDSPILEALIDAAGRGKQVAVLVELTARFDEANNILWARKLEAAGVHVAYGQPDLKIHSKICLVVREEANGVTMYAHIGTGNYNSRTARIYTDLGLFTADPSICGDILRIFNLLTGFGEQFRTDVVLAAPSNLRQSITDRIRREIEHARAGRPARLIFKMNALEDFECTRLLYEAAMAGVQVDLVIRGICRLRPGLPGLSENVRVVSIIGRFLEHARIYYFENNGDPEYFIGSADLMKRNLDERIEVLAPVRSPEHRAQLRELLELQLNDRRQGWRLRDATWERDPSVTEPGCQAILLERAPFS, translated from the coding sequence ATGCCGGGCGGCCATCCGCCGGCGTGGGACCTTGATGACCCGGCACTGTATCTGAACCGCGAACTGAGCTGGCTCGAGTTCAACCAGCGGGTTCTTGCCGAGGCCAGTGACCGGCGCAACCTCCTGCTCGAACGGGTGAAATTCCTCGCAATTACCGCGAGCAACCTCGACGAGTTCTTTTCCAAGCGGGTCGGCTGGCTCAAGCGGATGCTCGCCACCGATGCGCGGACCCGGACGGTGGATGGCCTCACCATCGCCGAACAGTACGACCTCGTGGTGAATCGCTGCCATCGCATGCGCCGCGATGCCGAGGCTGTCTGGCACTGCGAGCTGCTTCCCGAGCTCGCCGACCACGGCATCCGCATCGTCCGCTTCACGGAGCTGGAACAACCAGCCCGGCAGGCCCTGCGCGAGTACTTCGAGCGCTCCATCTTCCCGGTGCTCACCCCCCTCGTCGTCGACCCGGCCCATCCGTTCCCGTTCATCTCGGGCGGGTCGCTCTCACTGGCCCTGAACATCCGCCATCCCGGCACCGGCCAGGACAGGTTCGCCCGCGTCAAGATTCCGCCGAACCGGCCGCGCTTCGTCGAGGCCGGCGATTTCCGTTTTGTGCTGCTCGAAGACCTGATCGCCGCGCACCTCGACATGCTGTTCCCGGGCATGGAGGTGACAGACTGGCAGGAGCTGCGGGTGCTCCGCAGCGCCGAAACCGGCGCTCCCGGCGAAGAAGCGGATGACCTCCTGGAGCTGATCGAGAGCGCACTTCGCCGCCGCCGCCTGGCGGAGGCCGTTTCCGTCGAGATTACCGGTGACCTCCCGTCGGCCCGCATGGAGCTCCTGCTCGAGGAACTCCAGGTGTCCGAGCGCGATATCTACCGCTCCCATGGACCGCTGGGCCTGCAGGACCTGTTCCAGATTGCGAGCCTCGACCTGGCGCCGCTGCGCGACCCGCCGTTTACACCGGCGGTGCCCTCTGCCTTCGCCGGTCCGGGCGATGCACCCGGCTTCTTCGCGACGATCCGGGAGCGCGACCTGCTCGTCCACCATCCCTACGAGTCGTTCGACGAGACCGTCGTGCGCTTTGTGGAGGAAGCTTCCGAGGACCCGGCCGTCCTCGCCATCAAGGCGACGATGTACCGCACCTCGCCGGACTCCCCCATCCTCGAAGCGCTCATCGACGCGGCCGGGCGCGGCAAACAGGTCGCGGTCCTCGTCGAACTGACGGCGCGGTTCGATGAGGCGAACAATATCCTCTGGGCGCGCAAGCTCGAGGCTGCTGGTGTTCACGTCGCCTATGGCCAGCCCGACCTGAAAATCCACTCGAAGATTTGCCTCGTCGTTCGCGAGGAGGCGAACGGCGTCACCATGTACGCCCATATCGGGACGGGCAATTACAACTCCCGAACGGCCCGGATCTACACCGACCTCGGCCTGTTTACCGCGGACCCCAGCATCTGCGGCGATATTCTGCGCATCTTCAACCTGCTCACCGGCTTCGGTGAGCAGTTCCGGACCGACGTCGTGCTGGCTGCGCCCTCGAACCTCCGCCAGTCCATCACCGACCGCATCCGCCGCGAAATCGAGCACGCGCGCGCGGGACGCCCCGCCCGGCTCATCTTCAAGATGAACGCCCTCGAGGATTTTGAGTGCACCCGACTCCTCTACGAGGCGGCCATGGCCGGTGTACAGGTCGACCTCGTCATCCGCGGCATCTGCCGGCTTCGGCCCGGGCTCCCCGGGCTATCGGAGAACGTCCGGGTCGTCAGCATCATCGGGCGGTTCCTTGAGCACGCCCGCATCTACTACTTCGAGAATAACGGCGACCCGGAGTATTTCATCGGCAGCGCCGACCTGATGAAGCGCAACCTCGACGAGCGGATCGAGGTCCTTGCGCCTGTGCGGTCGCCTGAGCACCGCGCGCAGCTCCGCGAACTCCTCGAGCTGCAGCTGAACGACCGGCGCCAGGGCTGGCGGCTGCGCGACGCAACCTGGGAGCGGGACCCCTCCGTCACCGAGCCCGGCTGCCAGGCGATCCTCCTCGAACGTGCCCCCTTCTCCTGA
- a CDS encoding acetylornithine transaminase, which yields MTDWIAEEHRYLFQNYGRQPVVIERGQGTRVWDIEGNEYLDFVGGVAVNVLGHSHPAVVAAIADQAGRVIHTSNLFYTTPMIELARLLVERSGLDRAFFCNSGTEAVEAAIKLARRWGHDTRGGAFEIITTTESFHGRTMGSLSATGNQRYREPFEPLVPGFRIVPWNDLDAVRQATTDRTVAVMVEPIQGEGGVNMPAPGYLAGLRAWCDERGLLLIFDEVQTGIGRTGTFFAFEHDGVRPDVMALAKGLAGGVPIGAILARDEVAAHFVKGDHGSTFGGNPLAAAAALATVREVLAPGFLERAREASARLVERLRSLEDRYGLVTEVRGRGMLLAIGLARDCSAELVDEARRRGLLVNNVRPNAIRLMPPLTVSHDEIDRACDILEAAIRAIEGAFSK from the coding sequence ATGACTGACTGGATCGCCGAAGAGCACCGCTATCTGTTCCAGAACTATGGCCGGCAGCCGGTCGTCATCGAGCGTGGGCAGGGGACACGCGTCTGGGACATCGAAGGGAACGAGTACCTTGATTTCGTCGGCGGAGTTGCCGTCAACGTCCTGGGCCACAGCCACCCGGCCGTCGTGGCCGCCATCGCCGACCAGGCCGGCCGCGTCATCCACACGTCGAACCTCTTCTACACCACGCCGATGATCGAACTCGCCCGGCTGCTCGTCGAGCGGTCAGGGCTCGACCGGGCGTTCTTCTGCAATTCCGGCACCGAGGCGGTCGAGGCCGCCATCAAGCTCGCCCGGCGCTGGGGCCACGATACCCGCGGCGGGGCGTTCGAAATCATCACCACCACCGAGAGCTTCCACGGGCGGACCATGGGTTCGCTTTCGGCGACCGGGAACCAGCGCTACCGTGAGCCGTTCGAACCGCTCGTTCCCGGTTTCCGGATTGTGCCCTGGAACGACCTCGATGCCGTCCGGCAGGCGACCACCGACCGGACGGTCGCGGTCATGGTCGAGCCGATCCAGGGCGAAGGCGGCGTCAACATGCCTGCGCCGGGCTACCTTGCGGGGCTCCGCGCCTGGTGTGATGAACGCGGCCTCCTCCTGATCTTTGACGAGGTACAGACCGGCATCGGCCGCACGGGGACGTTCTTCGCCTTCGAACACGACGGCGTGCGGCCTGACGTCATGGCCCTGGCGAAGGGGCTTGCCGGCGGCGTGCCGATCGGCGCAATCCTCGCCCGGGACGAGGTCGCGGCCCACTTCGTGAAGGGCGACCACGGCAGCACCTTCGGCGGCAACCCCCTCGCCGCTGCTGCCGCCCTGGCTACCGTCCGTGAAGTGCTCGCGCCCGGGTTCCTCGAGCGCGCCCGGGAGGCCTCGGCCCGGCTGGTTGAGCGTCTCCGCTCGCTCGAAGACCGGTACGGGCTGGTCACCGAGGTGCGCGGCCGGGGCATGCTGCTGGCAATCGGCCTTGCGCGCGATTGCTCGGCCGAGCTGGTCGACGAGGCGCGCAGGCGGGGCCTGCTCGTGAACAACGTCCGGCCGAACGCGATCCGCCTGATGCCCCCGCTCACTGTCTCTCATGACGAAATTGACCGGGCCTGCGACATCCTCGAAGCCGCCATCCGCGCCATCGAGGGCGCATTCAGCAAGTAG
- a CDS encoding SdpI family protein has product MWTVLIVELVAGLVLGWVGWLALTGKLPRQGFAGIRTRYTLSSDQRWEAVHRHGGPYLVFGAVAVAAAAAALLPFAIAGALPHGFTVAAVLAIAVVAVGSALAAWRIGESRARAELGD; this is encoded by the coding sequence ATGTGGACCGTGCTTATTGTCGAGCTGGTCGCCGGCCTGGTCCTCGGCTGGGTCGGTTGGCTCGCGCTGACCGGGAAGCTTCCCCGGCAGGGTTTTGCCGGGATCCGCACCCGCTACACGCTTTCCAGCGACCAGCGATGGGAAGCGGTCCACCGCCACGGGGGCCCGTACCTCGTATTCGGGGCTGTCGCCGTAGCCGCTGCCGCCGCGGCCCTCCTCCCTTTCGCCATCGCCGGCGCGCTCCCGCACGGATTCACCGTCGCTGCCGTCCTGGCAATCGCCGTTGTGGCGGTGGGTTCCGCACTGGCCGCCTGGCGCATTGGCGAATCCCGCGCACGCGCCGAGCTGGGCGACTGA
- a CDS encoding argininosuccinate synthase, with the protein MPKLVLAYSGGLDTTTAIKWLTVEQGYEVIALNIDVGKSREQPVVESRGLAAGAVKVRVIDAREDFLRYFAFPALAAGAVYQDQYPLATALARPLMAKLLVDVAHEEGAVAVAHGCTGKGNDQVRFDVGIQTLDPSLKIVAPTRENAMPREYQIEYLKRHGVDIPWGDKGPFSIDENLWGRSAEAGVLEDPWAEPPREAYEWTCDPEEAPATPAYIEIEFESGVPVRLDGQELGPVELVERLNDLGGLHGVGRIDHIEDRLVGIKSREIYEAPAAVILHTAHAALEAMTLSKQQLKLKKYIATEYAELIYNGLWFSAHHQDLAAYVASTQRHVTGTIRVKLQRGRAVVVGRKAPRSLYDRGLATYDRGDTYDQSAAVGFINIWGLQTRTQVRTQLLADLPEALRIAMPHQHD; encoded by the coding sequence GTGCCGAAGCTCGTCCTTGCCTACTCCGGTGGCCTCGATACCACCACCGCCATCAAGTGGCTGACCGTCGAACAGGGCTACGAGGTCATCGCCCTGAATATCGATGTCGGCAAGAGCCGCGAACAGCCGGTCGTCGAATCGCGTGGGCTCGCCGCCGGCGCCGTCAAAGTGCGCGTCATTGACGCCCGCGAGGATTTCCTCCGCTACTTCGCCTTCCCGGCGCTTGCCGCCGGCGCCGTCTACCAGGACCAGTATCCGCTCGCGACTGCGCTCGCCCGGCCGCTCATGGCCAAGCTGCTGGTTGATGTCGCCCACGAAGAGGGCGCCGTGGCCGTGGCCCACGGCTGCACCGGCAAGGGGAACGACCAGGTCCGCTTCGACGTTGGCATCCAGACGCTCGACCCGAGCCTAAAGATCGTCGCCCCCACCCGCGAGAACGCCATGCCGCGCGAGTACCAGATTGAGTACCTCAAGCGGCACGGCGTGGACATCCCCTGGGGCGACAAGGGCCCGTTCAGCATCGACGAGAATCTGTGGGGCCGCAGCGCCGAAGCCGGGGTCCTCGAGGATCCCTGGGCCGAACCCCCGCGCGAGGCGTACGAGTGGACGTGCGACCCGGAGGAAGCGCCTGCAACACCTGCGTACATCGAAATTGAGTTCGAATCCGGCGTTCCCGTTCGGCTCGATGGGCAGGAGCTTGGCCCGGTCGAGCTCGTCGAGCGGCTGAACGACCTCGGCGGCCTGCACGGCGTCGGGCGCATCGACCACATCGAAGACCGGCTCGTCGGCATCAAGAGCCGGGAGATCTACGAGGCGCCGGCTGCGGTGATTCTCCACACCGCCCACGCCGCCCTCGAGGCGATGACCCTCTCGAAGCAGCAGCTCAAGCTGAAGAAGTACATCGCCACGGAGTACGCCGAGCTCATCTACAACGGGCTCTGGTTCAGCGCCCACCACCAGGACCTCGCTGCCTACGTCGCCAGCACGCAGCGTCACGTGACCGGCACCATCCGGGTCAAGCTTCAGCGCGGACGGGCGGTCGTCGTCGGCCGCAAGGCGCCCCGTTCGCTGTACGACCGGGGGCTCGCTACCTATGATCGGGGCGACACCTACGACCAGTCGGCGGCAGTCGGCTTCATCAACATCTGGGGCCTTCAAACGCGCACGCAGGTCCGGACGCAGCTGCTGGCCGACCTGCCCGAGGCGCTCCGCATCGCGATGCCGCACCAGCACGACTGA